In Vanacampus margaritifer isolate UIUO_Vmar chromosome 18, RoL_Vmar_1.0, whole genome shotgun sequence, a genomic segment contains:
- the daglb gene encoding diacylglycerol lipase-beta isoform X4 codes for MPGLVVFGRRWGIASDDLVFPGAFELFIRALWWIGTIILYSYHKGHFDCNGKGVLHIYLIGLMVVLALIILSLCAIVYVSAQGTITNPGSRRSMPTLVYLRALLYLPELVWACLGAVWVSDDGKGCDPATVGVVIAAVVASWIILLFTALGVIFVFDPLGNPRPSAAAMEPLGVRHLESSGGTQFLSTARSLAVKVWESRLRLLCCCLPQDESNRAAFSSISQLVSGFFSDTDLVPSDIAAGLALLHQEQDKMERSRDPDVTIDHSPSSPIEEDLESELEKAVHHMHFAAAAYGWPLYIYSNLLTGPCKLSGDCCRSRAVEYDIVGGDHLGCHFSSILQSTGLHYRDFIHVSFHNQIYEIPFFVALDHKRESILVAVRGTLSLKDVLTDLSAECENLPIDGVTGACYAHKGISQAASYIYRKLVNDGILNQAFSIAPEYKLVIAGHSLGAGAAAVLAILLRNSFPTLKCYAFSPPGGLLRLSLPNMEDLKRKILKIVSNCNKPKLSARVRACVRVCVCVCVCVCVCVCVAVPHPYAGMLVRTVWWRPR; via the exons ATGCCTGGATTGGTGGTTTTTGGTCGGCGGTGGGGAATCGCCAGTGATGATCTAGTTTTCCCTGGAGCATTCGAATTATTCATCCGCGCACTTTG GTGGATTGGCACCATCATCCTGTACTCTTATCACAAGGGTCATTTCGATTGTAACGGGAAAGGTGTTCTTCACATCTACCTGATTGGACTCATGGTGGTGCTGGCACTTATCATCCTGTCATTATGTGCCATTGTATATGTTAGTGCTCAAG GTACCATAACAAACCCTGGGTCGCGACGCTCCATGCCTACACTGGTGTACCTGCGAGCTCTTCTTTACCTTCCCGAGCTCGTGTGGGCCTGTCTGGGGGCCGTGTGGGTGTCTGATGATGGCAAAGGTTGTGACCCGGCAACCGTGGGTGTTGTCATCGCAGCAGTGGTTGCTAG TTGGATCATCCTGCTCTTCACTGCTCTCGGCGTTATATTCGTCTTTGACCCACTGGGCAACCCTCGGCCTTCAGCTGCTGCCATGGAGCCCCTGGGAGTGCGACACTTAGAGAGCAGCGGGGGAACTCAGTTCCTTTCCACCGCACGCTCACTCGCTGTCAAGGTGTGGGAGAGTAGGCTCCGACTTTTGTGTTGTTGCCTGCCGCAAGACGAAAGCAACAGAGCGGCATTCTCCAGCATCTCTCAGCTCGTCAGCGGATTCTTCTCT GACACAGACTTGGTTCCCAGTGACATTGCTGCCGGTTTGGCTTTGCTGCATCAGGAACAGGACAAGATGGAGAGAAGCAGAGATCCAGATGTCACCATTGATCACAGTCCATCCTCTCCCATT GAAGAAGATCTGGAGTCAGAGTTGGAGAAAGCCGTCCACCACATGCACTTTGCTGCTGCGGCCTACGGCTGGCCTTTGTACATTTACTCCAACCTTCTAACCGGACCCTGCAAACTTAGCGGAGACTG CTGTAGAAGTCGTGCTGTCGAGTACGACATTGTGGGGGGAGACCACCTCGGCTGTCATTTTTCTTCCATCTTGCAAAGCACTGGATTACATTACAGAGACTTCATTCATGTCAGCTTCCACAATCAG ATTTATGAGATCCCCTTCTTTGTGGCTCTGGATCATAAGCGGGAGTCTATTCTTGTGGCTGTCAGAGGAACATTGTCATTAAAG GATGTCCTAACAGACCTTTCTGCTGAATGTGAGAACTTGCCCATTGATGGCGTGACTGGAGCCTGCTACGCTCATAAG ggCATCAGCCAGGCTGCATCTTACATTTACAGGAAGCTGGTCAACGATGGAATCCTGAACCAAGCGTTCTCCATTGCACCA GAGTACAAACTTGTCATTGCTGGTCACAGTCTGGGCGCTGGTGCAGCTGCAGTGCTTGCCATTTTATTGCGCAACTCCTTCCCCACCCTGAAGTGCTACGCCTTTTCTCCACCAGGAGGACTCTTGAG ATTGAGCCTTCCCAATATGGAGGATCTGAAACGAAAAATCCTCAAGATCGTCTCAAATTGCAATAAACCCAAA TTGtctgcgcgcgtgcgtgcgtgcgtgcgtgtgtgtgtgtgtgtgtgtgtgtgtgtgtgtgtgtgtgtgtgtgttgcagtaCCGCATCCTTATGCAGGGATGCTGGTACGAACTGTTTGGTGGAGACCCAGATGA
- the daglb gene encoding diacylglycerol lipase-beta isoform X1, with translation MPGLVVFGRRWGIASDDLVFPGAFELFIRALWWIGTIILYSYHKGHFDCNGKGVLHIYLIGLMVVLALIILSLCAIVYVSAQGTITNPGSRRSMPTLVYLRALLYLPELVWACLGAVWVSDDGKGCDPATVGVVIAAVVASWIILLFTALGVIFVFDPLGNPRPSAAAMEPLGVRHLESSGGTQFLSTARSLAVKVWESRLRLLCCCLPQDESNRAAFSSISQLVSGFFSDTDLVPSDIAAGLALLHQEQDKMERSRDPDVTIDHSPSSPIEEDLESELEKAVHHMHFAAAAYGWPLYIYSNLLTGPCKLSGDCCRSRAVEYDIVGGDHLGCHFSSILQSTGLHYRDFIHVSFHNQIYEIPFFVALDHKRESILVAVRGTLSLKDVLTDLSAECENLPIDGVTGACYAHKGISQAASYIYRKLVNDGILNQAFSIAPEYKLVIAGHSLGAGAAAVLAILLRNSFPTLKCYAFSPPGGLLSKALADYSKDFVVSVVLGKDLVSRLSLPNMEDLKRKILKIVSNCNKPKYRILMQGCWYELFGGDPDDFPSEMENRREEELNQPLLGEESLLIRNSSSYQSLASDDSPVHTVPHMPLFLPGRVLHIIEDGPTRRSCISQVRYRAEWLNEMAFRSILISPRMLVDHMPDNVLRALKSLTSDKPYSLCPSSSNHNQHNVV, from the exons ATGCCTGGATTGGTGGTTTTTGGTCGGCGGTGGGGAATCGCCAGTGATGATCTAGTTTTCCCTGGAGCATTCGAATTATTCATCCGCGCACTTTG GTGGATTGGCACCATCATCCTGTACTCTTATCACAAGGGTCATTTCGATTGTAACGGGAAAGGTGTTCTTCACATCTACCTGATTGGACTCATGGTGGTGCTGGCACTTATCATCCTGTCATTATGTGCCATTGTATATGTTAGTGCTCAAG GTACCATAACAAACCCTGGGTCGCGACGCTCCATGCCTACACTGGTGTACCTGCGAGCTCTTCTTTACCTTCCCGAGCTCGTGTGGGCCTGTCTGGGGGCCGTGTGGGTGTCTGATGATGGCAAAGGTTGTGACCCGGCAACCGTGGGTGTTGTCATCGCAGCAGTGGTTGCTAG TTGGATCATCCTGCTCTTCACTGCTCTCGGCGTTATATTCGTCTTTGACCCACTGGGCAACCCTCGGCCTTCAGCTGCTGCCATGGAGCCCCTGGGAGTGCGACACTTAGAGAGCAGCGGGGGAACTCAGTTCCTTTCCACCGCACGCTCACTCGCTGTCAAGGTGTGGGAGAGTAGGCTCCGACTTTTGTGTTGTTGCCTGCCGCAAGACGAAAGCAACAGAGCGGCATTCTCCAGCATCTCTCAGCTCGTCAGCGGATTCTTCTCT GACACAGACTTGGTTCCCAGTGACATTGCTGCCGGTTTGGCTTTGCTGCATCAGGAACAGGACAAGATGGAGAGAAGCAGAGATCCAGATGTCACCATTGATCACAGTCCATCCTCTCCCATT GAAGAAGATCTGGAGTCAGAGTTGGAGAAAGCCGTCCACCACATGCACTTTGCTGCTGCGGCCTACGGCTGGCCTTTGTACATTTACTCCAACCTTCTAACCGGACCCTGCAAACTTAGCGGAGACTG CTGTAGAAGTCGTGCTGTCGAGTACGACATTGTGGGGGGAGACCACCTCGGCTGTCATTTTTCTTCCATCTTGCAAAGCACTGGATTACATTACAGAGACTTCATTCATGTCAGCTTCCACAATCAG ATTTATGAGATCCCCTTCTTTGTGGCTCTGGATCATAAGCGGGAGTCTATTCTTGTGGCTGTCAGAGGAACATTGTCATTAAAG GATGTCCTAACAGACCTTTCTGCTGAATGTGAGAACTTGCCCATTGATGGCGTGACTGGAGCCTGCTACGCTCATAAG ggCATCAGCCAGGCTGCATCTTACATTTACAGGAAGCTGGTCAACGATGGAATCCTGAACCAAGCGTTCTCCATTGCACCA GAGTACAAACTTGTCATTGCTGGTCACAGTCTGGGCGCTGGTGCAGCTGCAGTGCTTGCCATTTTATTGCGCAACTCCTTCCCCACCCTGAAGTGCTACGCCTTTTCTCCACCAGGAGGACTCTTGAG CAAAGCCTTAGCTGATTACTCCAAGGACTTTGTGGTCTCTGTTGTACTAGGGAAAGACCTAGTTTCACG ATTGAGCCTTCCCAATATGGAGGATCTGAAACGAAAAATCCTCAAGATCGTCTCAAATTGCAATAAACCCAAA taCCGCATCCTTATGCAGGGATGCTGGTACGAACTGTTTGGTGGAGACCCAGATGACTTTCCCTCTGAAATGGAGAACAGGAGGGAAGAGGAGCTTAATCAGCCACTGCTGGGTGAAGAATCACTTTTGATCCGCAACTCGTCGTCCTATCAAAGCCTGGCGTCGGACGACTCACCTGTTCATACTGTGCCACACATGCCTCTCTTCCTGCCTGGACGTGTTCTACATATTATAGAAGATGGGCCTACACGCAG ATCTTGTATATCCCAGGTCCGATACCGTGCCGAGTGGTTGAATGAAATGGCATTCAGGAGTATTTTGATCAGCCCTCGAATGCTCGTGGATCACATGCCGGATAATGTGCTCCGAGCTCTCAAGAGCTTGACCAGCGACAAGCCCTACTCGCTCTGCCCGTCATCCTCAAACCATAACCAGCACAATGTTGTCTGA
- the daglb gene encoding diacylglycerol lipase-beta isoform X3 codes for MPGLVVFGRRWGIASDDLVFPGAFELFIRALWWIGTIILYSYHKGHFDCNGKGVLHIYLIGLMVVLALIILSLCAIVYVSAQGTITNPGSRRSMPTLVYLRALLYLPELVWACLGAVWVSDDGKGCDPATVGVVIAAVVASWIILLFTALGVIFVFDPLGNPRPSAAAMEPLGVRHLESSGGTQFLSTARSLAVKVWESRLRLLCCCLPQDESNRAAFSSISQLVSGFFSDTDLVPSDIAAGLALLHQEQDKMERSRDPDVTIDHSPSSPIEEDLESELEKAVHHMHFAAAAYGWPLYIYSNLLTGPCKLSGDCCRSRAVEYDIVGGDHLGCHFSSILQSTGLHYRDFIHVSFHNQIYEIPFFVALDHKRESILVAVRGTLSLKDVLTDLSAECENLPIDGVTGACYAHKGISQAASYIYRKLVNDGILNQAFSIAPEYKLVIAGHSLGAGAAAVLAILLRNSFPTLKCYAFSPPGGLLSKALADYSKDFVVSVVLGKDLVSRLSLPNMEDLKRKILKIVSNCNKPKLSARVRACVRVCVCVCVCVCVCVCVAVPHPYAGMLVRTVWWRPR; via the exons ATGCCTGGATTGGTGGTTTTTGGTCGGCGGTGGGGAATCGCCAGTGATGATCTAGTTTTCCCTGGAGCATTCGAATTATTCATCCGCGCACTTTG GTGGATTGGCACCATCATCCTGTACTCTTATCACAAGGGTCATTTCGATTGTAACGGGAAAGGTGTTCTTCACATCTACCTGATTGGACTCATGGTGGTGCTGGCACTTATCATCCTGTCATTATGTGCCATTGTATATGTTAGTGCTCAAG GTACCATAACAAACCCTGGGTCGCGACGCTCCATGCCTACACTGGTGTACCTGCGAGCTCTTCTTTACCTTCCCGAGCTCGTGTGGGCCTGTCTGGGGGCCGTGTGGGTGTCTGATGATGGCAAAGGTTGTGACCCGGCAACCGTGGGTGTTGTCATCGCAGCAGTGGTTGCTAG TTGGATCATCCTGCTCTTCACTGCTCTCGGCGTTATATTCGTCTTTGACCCACTGGGCAACCCTCGGCCTTCAGCTGCTGCCATGGAGCCCCTGGGAGTGCGACACTTAGAGAGCAGCGGGGGAACTCAGTTCCTTTCCACCGCACGCTCACTCGCTGTCAAGGTGTGGGAGAGTAGGCTCCGACTTTTGTGTTGTTGCCTGCCGCAAGACGAAAGCAACAGAGCGGCATTCTCCAGCATCTCTCAGCTCGTCAGCGGATTCTTCTCT GACACAGACTTGGTTCCCAGTGACATTGCTGCCGGTTTGGCTTTGCTGCATCAGGAACAGGACAAGATGGAGAGAAGCAGAGATCCAGATGTCACCATTGATCACAGTCCATCCTCTCCCATT GAAGAAGATCTGGAGTCAGAGTTGGAGAAAGCCGTCCACCACATGCACTTTGCTGCTGCGGCCTACGGCTGGCCTTTGTACATTTACTCCAACCTTCTAACCGGACCCTGCAAACTTAGCGGAGACTG CTGTAGAAGTCGTGCTGTCGAGTACGACATTGTGGGGGGAGACCACCTCGGCTGTCATTTTTCTTCCATCTTGCAAAGCACTGGATTACATTACAGAGACTTCATTCATGTCAGCTTCCACAATCAG ATTTATGAGATCCCCTTCTTTGTGGCTCTGGATCATAAGCGGGAGTCTATTCTTGTGGCTGTCAGAGGAACATTGTCATTAAAG GATGTCCTAACAGACCTTTCTGCTGAATGTGAGAACTTGCCCATTGATGGCGTGACTGGAGCCTGCTACGCTCATAAG ggCATCAGCCAGGCTGCATCTTACATTTACAGGAAGCTGGTCAACGATGGAATCCTGAACCAAGCGTTCTCCATTGCACCA GAGTACAAACTTGTCATTGCTGGTCACAGTCTGGGCGCTGGTGCAGCTGCAGTGCTTGCCATTTTATTGCGCAACTCCTTCCCCACCCTGAAGTGCTACGCCTTTTCTCCACCAGGAGGACTCTTGAG CAAAGCCTTAGCTGATTACTCCAAGGACTTTGTGGTCTCTGTTGTACTAGGGAAAGACCTAGTTTCACG ATTGAGCCTTCCCAATATGGAGGATCTGAAACGAAAAATCCTCAAGATCGTCTCAAATTGCAATAAACCCAAA TTGtctgcgcgcgtgcgtgcgtgcgtgcgtgtgtgtgtgtgtgtgtgtgtgtgtgtgtgtgtgtgtgtgtgtgttgcagtaCCGCATCCTTATGCAGGGATGCTGGTACGAACTGTTTGGTGGAGACCCAGATGA
- the daglb gene encoding diacylglycerol lipase-beta isoform X2, giving the protein MPGLVVFGRRWGIASDDLVFPGAFELFIRALWWIGTIILYSYHKGHFDCNGKGVLHIYLIGLMVVLALIILSLCAIVYVSAQGTITNPGSRRSMPTLVYLRALLYLPELVWACLGAVWVSDDGKGCDPATVGVVIAAVVASWIILLFTALGVIFVFDPLGNPRPSAAAMEPLGVRHLESSGGTQFLSTARSLAVKVWESRLRLLCCCLPQDESNRAAFSSISQLVSGFFSDTDLVPSDIAAGLALLHQEQDKMERSRDPDVTIDHSPSSPIEEDLESELEKAVHHMHFAAAAYGWPLYIYSNLLTGPCKLSGDCCRSRAVEYDIVGGDHLGCHFSSILQSTGLHYRDFIHVSFHNQIYEIPFFVALDHKRESILVAVRGTLSLKDVLTDLSAECENLPIDGVTGACYAHKGISQAASYIYRKLVNDGILNQAFSIAPEYKLVIAGHSLGAGAAAVLAILLRNSFPTLKCYAFSPPGGLLRLSLPNMEDLKRKILKIVSNCNKPKYRILMQGCWYELFGGDPDDFPSEMENRREEELNQPLLGEESLLIRNSSSYQSLASDDSPVHTVPHMPLFLPGRVLHIIEDGPTRRSCISQVRYRAEWLNEMAFRSILISPRMLVDHMPDNVLRALKSLTSDKPYSLCPSSSNHNQHNVV; this is encoded by the exons ATGCCTGGATTGGTGGTTTTTGGTCGGCGGTGGGGAATCGCCAGTGATGATCTAGTTTTCCCTGGAGCATTCGAATTATTCATCCGCGCACTTTG GTGGATTGGCACCATCATCCTGTACTCTTATCACAAGGGTCATTTCGATTGTAACGGGAAAGGTGTTCTTCACATCTACCTGATTGGACTCATGGTGGTGCTGGCACTTATCATCCTGTCATTATGTGCCATTGTATATGTTAGTGCTCAAG GTACCATAACAAACCCTGGGTCGCGACGCTCCATGCCTACACTGGTGTACCTGCGAGCTCTTCTTTACCTTCCCGAGCTCGTGTGGGCCTGTCTGGGGGCCGTGTGGGTGTCTGATGATGGCAAAGGTTGTGACCCGGCAACCGTGGGTGTTGTCATCGCAGCAGTGGTTGCTAG TTGGATCATCCTGCTCTTCACTGCTCTCGGCGTTATATTCGTCTTTGACCCACTGGGCAACCCTCGGCCTTCAGCTGCTGCCATGGAGCCCCTGGGAGTGCGACACTTAGAGAGCAGCGGGGGAACTCAGTTCCTTTCCACCGCACGCTCACTCGCTGTCAAGGTGTGGGAGAGTAGGCTCCGACTTTTGTGTTGTTGCCTGCCGCAAGACGAAAGCAACAGAGCGGCATTCTCCAGCATCTCTCAGCTCGTCAGCGGATTCTTCTCT GACACAGACTTGGTTCCCAGTGACATTGCTGCCGGTTTGGCTTTGCTGCATCAGGAACAGGACAAGATGGAGAGAAGCAGAGATCCAGATGTCACCATTGATCACAGTCCATCCTCTCCCATT GAAGAAGATCTGGAGTCAGAGTTGGAGAAAGCCGTCCACCACATGCACTTTGCTGCTGCGGCCTACGGCTGGCCTTTGTACATTTACTCCAACCTTCTAACCGGACCCTGCAAACTTAGCGGAGACTG CTGTAGAAGTCGTGCTGTCGAGTACGACATTGTGGGGGGAGACCACCTCGGCTGTCATTTTTCTTCCATCTTGCAAAGCACTGGATTACATTACAGAGACTTCATTCATGTCAGCTTCCACAATCAG ATTTATGAGATCCCCTTCTTTGTGGCTCTGGATCATAAGCGGGAGTCTATTCTTGTGGCTGTCAGAGGAACATTGTCATTAAAG GATGTCCTAACAGACCTTTCTGCTGAATGTGAGAACTTGCCCATTGATGGCGTGACTGGAGCCTGCTACGCTCATAAG ggCATCAGCCAGGCTGCATCTTACATTTACAGGAAGCTGGTCAACGATGGAATCCTGAACCAAGCGTTCTCCATTGCACCA GAGTACAAACTTGTCATTGCTGGTCACAGTCTGGGCGCTGGTGCAGCTGCAGTGCTTGCCATTTTATTGCGCAACTCCTTCCCCACCCTGAAGTGCTACGCCTTTTCTCCACCAGGAGGACTCTTGAG ATTGAGCCTTCCCAATATGGAGGATCTGAAACGAAAAATCCTCAAGATCGTCTCAAATTGCAATAAACCCAAA taCCGCATCCTTATGCAGGGATGCTGGTACGAACTGTTTGGTGGAGACCCAGATGACTTTCCCTCTGAAATGGAGAACAGGAGGGAAGAGGAGCTTAATCAGCCACTGCTGGGTGAAGAATCACTTTTGATCCGCAACTCGTCGTCCTATCAAAGCCTGGCGTCGGACGACTCACCTGTTCATACTGTGCCACACATGCCTCTCTTCCTGCCTGGACGTGTTCTACATATTATAGAAGATGGGCCTACACGCAG ATCTTGTATATCCCAGGTCCGATACCGTGCCGAGTGGTTGAATGAAATGGCATTCAGGAGTATTTTGATCAGCCCTCGAATGCTCGTGGATCACATGCCGGATAATGTGCTCCGAGCTCTCAAGAGCTTGACCAGCGACAAGCCCTACTCGCTCTGCCCGTCATCCTCAAACCATAACCAGCACAATGTTGTCTGA